In a genomic window of Peptoclostridium acidaminophilum DSM 3953:
- a CDS encoding cyclase family protein, translated as MKIIDLTHTIKEDMPVYPGTEPPSLKRANTIESDGFAELLLTMYSHTGTHIDAPCHMISAAKSLSDFAADKFVGKACVLDFTGIGSSEIVLSDIVAHEDNISKSDFVLIRTGWDKYWGRDSYFEGFPVLSPDAARWLASFDIKGVGIDAISVDGVGSETFDVHFSFMQKEIIIIENLANLDYIEDEFFILSILPLKLHGADGSPVRAVAIVGA; from the coding sequence ATGAAAATCATCGATCTTACCCACACAATAAAAGAGGATATGCCCGTGTATCCGGGCACTGAGCCACCTTCGCTAAAAAGGGCAAATACAATAGAATCCGACGGTTTCGCGGAGCTTTTGCTTACTATGTATTCCCATACGGGCACTCATATAGACGCTCCATGCCACATGATCTCTGCTGCAAAGTCTCTGAGCGACTTCGCCGCCGATAAGTTCGTAGGAAAAGCCTGCGTTCTAGACTTTACAGGAATCGGCTCAAGTGAAATTGTCCTTTCCGATATTGTCGCCCATGAAGATAATATATCTAAGTCTGACTTTGTGCTTATAAGGACCGGCTGGGACAAATATTGGGGCCGCGACTCATATTTCGAAGGCTTTCCTGTGCTCAGCCCTGATGCGGCTAGGTGGCTGGCATCATTTGACATAAAGGGAGTAGGTATCGACGCCATTTCAGTAGACGGCGTCGGCAGCGAAACTTTCGATGTTCATTTTTCATTCATGCAAAAGGAAATCATAATAATAGAGAACCTTGCAAACCTCGATTACATTGAAGACGAATTTTTCATACTGAGCATTCTTCCTCTAAAGCTCCATGGCGCAGACGGTTCTCCAGTAAGAGCCGTGGCAATTGTAGGGGCTTAA
- a CDS encoding LysE family translocator, which produces MVFLKGFALGMMLQLSVGPVFFAVFYKSISEGFREAFKMTIAVALVDAAYIVVSFTSVAALLEIQAVHMLVRGLGSAVLAYFGLKYIKGAKADRNMESRGDAGKGGSFMYGMKLTILNPLTILFWSATFGSLISSGRLSGIGSTAIFSLGCVLSTVVFLGAMSLLGNRISRMLNGRILKMLDYSVGVFLLCFSARLMLAG; this is translated from the coding sequence ATGGTTTTTCTAAAGGGCTTTGCGCTCGGTATGATGCTTCAGCTGTCTGTTGGTCCTGTATTCTTTGCCGTATTTTACAAGTCGATCAGCGAAGGTTTCAGGGAGGCTTTCAAAATGACAATTGCTGTGGCGCTAGTCGACGCCGCATATATTGTCGTGTCGTTCACGTCAGTAGCAGCGCTGCTTGAAATCCAGGCAGTCCATATGCTTGTCCGAGGGCTGGGCTCGGCAGTTCTGGCGTATTTTGGCCTTAAATATATCAAAGGCGCGAAAGCTGATAGAAACATGGAGAGCCGAGGGGATGCAGGGAAAGGAGGCAGCTTCATGTACGGTATGAAGCTAACTATACTCAACCCCCTTACTATACTCTTTTGGTCAGCTACATTTGGATCTCTAATAAGCTCGGGAAGGCTTTCGGGAATTGGCAGCACTGCCATTTTTTCTCTGGGATGCGTTCTTTCTACAGTTGTATTCCTCGGAGCAATGAGTCTACTGGGAAACAGAATCAGTAGAATGCTCAACGGGAGGATTTTGAAAATGCTTGACTACTCAGTCGGTGTATTTCTTTTATGCTTCAGCGCAAGGCTTATGTTAGCTGGTTAG
- a CDS encoding Lrp/AsnC family transcriptional regulator yields the protein MDAIDKKILECLKNNARMQVSCISKVVNLSIPAVSERIRKLEESGIIEKFTLSLNRELMNYGLLAFLFVNIERTEHIDEFRKSIAEFNIVLECHHLAGEYDYLLKVVSKDTKDLEDFISNRLKKIRGVQRTNTIIVLSSVKEEINA from the coding sequence ATGGATGCCATAGACAAAAAGATTCTGGAATGCCTGAAAAACAATGCGCGAATGCAAGTTTCATGCATCAGCAAGGTTGTCAATCTGTCGATACCGGCCGTATCCGAAAGGATAAGAAAGCTTGAAGAATCGGGCATAATAGAAAAATTTACTCTCAGCCTGAACAGAGAGCTTATGAACTATGGACTGCTTGCGTTTTTGTTCGTCAACATAGAAAGGACGGAGCATATTGATGAGTTCAGAAAATCCATAGCTGAATTCAACATAGTGCTTGAATGTCACCATCTTGCGGGTGAATATGATTATCTGCTCAAGGTTGTATCTAAGGATACAAAAGATCTGGAGGATTTCATATCAAACAGGCTAAAGAAGATAAGAGGAGTGCAAAGGACCAACACAATAATTGTGCTGTCGAGCGTAAAGGAAGAGATAAATGCATAG
- a CDS encoding methyl-accepting chemotaxis protein, with product MKKISFKDRLENKAIAIMVLIILLTSSVISYIGYMQSDSMLASTLGKRTVGIAKRAAENIDPAEFQKIKTAEDMSSQEYIKIRDMLEQIRVDQDLKFVYTIRQGSSGEYMYIVDASEDAEDVGALEDEYDEIYSNAFASSNGYTENRIDVTEEYGALVTAYYPIKDKAGKVIGIVGVDSNVESEYAAIKQMGYRMLMLSAIMAALASLIVFVIFRRAIRPITQISETAERIAQYDLTVENVVVSDKGQIGVLADGMNGIVDNMKKLVLTINSTMSNLEEISDKVTMSCTEVNIASNEISRTIEEIASGTVTQAEEASKSASMSNELSSKIDSIQENLEITIDNASQMRSKNEEGRMSVTELEQRFAENKRYSSEVSRNMEMLTESSQSAGKIIDAIKGIAKQTNLLALNASIEAERAGVAGRSFAVVAEEVRNLAVQSALQVEEIEGIIGNMLSTIETTSQAVDSTEKTFEAVDEYIGKTVVSFESINDSAQEVITQVELLGENVEVVSSAKESVIMSVNSMQEIAEESAAATEQISASAQEQSAMTLEILETSKKLNGIVDELSKEIGIFKV from the coding sequence TTGAAAAAAATCAGCTTTAAGGACAGGCTGGAGAACAAGGCCATAGCAATAATGGTACTTATAATACTGCTGACATCTTCTGTAATTTCATACATAGGGTATATGCAGTCCGACAGTATGCTTGCAAGCACGCTTGGGAAAAGGACTGTGGGAATAGCTAAAAGAGCGGCCGAGAATATAGATCCGGCTGAATTTCAAAAGATAAAGACGGCTGAGGATATGAGCAGCCAAGAGTATATTAAAATAAGGGATATGCTCGAGCAGATAAGAGTCGATCAGGATCTGAAATTTGTATATACGATCAGACAAGGAAGCTCGGGCGAATATATGTACATAGTCGACGCCTCCGAAGATGCTGAGGATGTGGGAGCCCTGGAAGACGAATATGACGAGATTTATTCTAATGCATTTGCATCTAGCAACGGGTATACTGAAAACAGAATAGACGTTACTGAAGAATATGGGGCACTAGTTACCGCTTACTATCCGATAAAGGACAAAGCAGGAAAAGTAATCGGTATAGTGGGAGTAGACAGCAATGTCGAAAGCGAATACGCAGCCATAAAGCAAATGGGTTACAGAATGCTTATGCTATCCGCAATAATGGCAGCATTGGCATCACTTATAGTATTTGTTATATTCAGAAGGGCAATAAGGCCGATAACCCAGATCTCAGAGACGGCCGAGAGAATAGCGCAGTATGACCTTACAGTTGAAAATGTGGTAGTGAGCGACAAGGGACAAATTGGCGTGCTTGCAGACGGTATGAACGGAATAGTCGACAATATGAAGAAACTTGTACTTACTATAAACTCGACAATGTCAAATCTCGAGGAGATATCAGACAAGGTCACAATGTCGTGCACGGAGGTCAACATAGCCAGTAACGAAATTTCAAGAACGATAGAGGAAATTGCATCAGGTACAGTTACACAGGCTGAGGAGGCAAGCAAGAGCGCAAGCATGAGCAACGAGCTTTCCTCAAAGATAGACAGCATACAGGAAAATCTCGAGATAACAATAGATAATGCCAGCCAGATGAGGAGCAAGAACGAGGAAGGCAGGATGTCGGTTACGGAGCTCGAGCAAAGATTTGCAGAAAACAAGCGCTATTCGAGCGAGGTTTCAAGGAATATGGAAATGCTTACTGAAAGCTCTCAATCGGCGGGCAAGATAATAGACGCAATAAAGGGTATAGCCAAGCAGACTAATTTGCTGGCGCTCAACGCATCAATAGAGGCCGAAAGGGCGGGCGTGGCAGGCAGGAGTTTTGCAGTAGTGGCAGAAGAGGTCAGAAATCTGGCTGTGCAGTCGGCATTGCAGGTTGAGGAGATCGAAGGTATAATAGGCAACATGCTTTCTACAATAGAAACGACTTCGCAGGCAGTTGATTCTACTGAAAAGACATTCGAGGCAGTTGATGAATATATCGGCAAGACTGTTGTATCCTTCGAATCCATTAATGATTCGGCTCAAGAGGTAATAACACAGGTTGAGCTGCTAGGAGAGAATGTTGAGGTGGTATCAAGCGCCAAGGAATCCGTGATAATGTCTGTAAACAGCATGCAGGAGATCGCAGAGGAGTCGGCAGCAGCCACAGAGCAGATTAGCGCATCGGCCCAGGAACAGTCGGCAATGACACTTGAAATACTTGAAACATCCAAGAAACTCAATGGAATAGTGGATGAGCTTTCGAAGGAGATAGGAATATTCAAGGTGTAA